The stretch of DNA AACCCTCAACCTTCTGTGACTCCCAAGTTGACAGAGCCGAAATTTGGGTTCAACGACTATTCCGAACGCTTGAACGGACGGGCTGCCATGATTGGATTTGTCCTGACCTTGGTAATTGAGTACACGACGGGCCAAGGTCTTTTGGCTTGGTTGGGGCTGTATTAAGCCAGTTTTAGGCATGAAGTAAAGACACAAAAAAACCGCCAACTTGGCGGTTTTTTTGTACGTGAGCAAGCATCTAGGGTTTTAACCCTAAGTCTGGCAAACCGTTTGGGCCTGGTTGATAGGGTTAGAACGGTGTAAACAACAGGTCTGGGTAGAACCGGTTGAATTCAATCAAGATACCAGCCGTGACCAGCATCCAGGCTGCTGCCAAAACCGGCGCGGTAGACAAATACTTCAAGAGATCCTGCATGAGCTAGACTCCAATCTCAACTTAGGAATAAATCAGTCGTCTCGAAAAAGATGATCCGCTGAGCCAGGAGCGATCGCTCCTACCCTTACGGAAACAGATGTGCCTAGCGGGGAGAAACCGTAATTTCTGCATCCTTAGCCACGAGTTCACCGCTCGAAAATTCTTTCAGAGCAGCCAACGGCCAAGCAAAGCCCGTTAGCATCACCTTGGTAGCTAGAGGAACATCGATCACGATTTCCTTCTCTTCGGCATTCTTTTCACCGCGAACGGCAATTAGGTAGGCACGGCCCACCCAACCAATCCATCCGGCAATGTAGAGGAACATTAGACCTGGAATCATAAATTCGCTGGCATGGCTCCAGCGACCATCAGCCACTAGGTGAGGCAACCCATCGGTGCCGCAGAGGAGGCTGGAATCAGCATATTTTACGAAACGGGCTTTGGCTTGAGGCGTTGTAGCGGCAGCAGCGCGTTGCTGGAAGGCAGCAGACTCACCACAGGGGGTTAGTCCAGCTACATCAGCGGAGGCTGGAGGAACAAAGCCAATCCAAAGACTAATAACTAGAAGTAGAGCAAACAATCGTCTCATTGGAATTGCTTCCCTTTATTACGAAAAACAAAGATTTTTGTACAAAAATGAAGTTATGGATGCGTTTAGCAGTTGAACTTCAGAGCAATCATACTCTTCTGAATGGTCTCAGTAAAGCGCAACATCCCATTCATTTTCATACCCTTTCAAGCATTGAAAATGTTTAGAGGTAACCCATCAGCAATATCAATGGATCTATTAGAGAACATCTCCAGATCTATTGCGATGCATCTATCGGTGTGCGATCGCTCAACCCCTTGATTTAATGGGCAAAGCGGTGGCACAGCTATGTCAACAAAGTCGATCTTGATCAGCCTGTAAGCTGAGTTTCAGGATGGACTAGGCTGGACATAAACCTCAAAATTAGTATCTTCATGAACTGGGACAGAGGTGTATGGTTCTTGATATTTGTTAACATTTAGAGCCGGGCGATCGCTACGTTTCGATACCAGTTTGGAATCTGATCGATTCTGTTAATCTCTATTTCTCTACCAAACAGTGCAGCAAAAGACAAAGTCAAGCTGTAAATCGTTACAGTTATGAAACAGTCATGAGTTTGTGAAGGAGCGATCGCCCCTTGGGTAACCGGTTCATCCTGTAGTCTGAAGGGATGTAGTGGGTAGGATGTCCTACTCCGATGATTCTTTCATACCCTGTTCTTCAGCGGCTCTAATTTTCTATCCCCGTATGGTAACAACCCTCGCTATTGAAACCAGTTGTGATGAAACTGCCGTCGCCATTGTGAGCGATCGCCATGTGTTGAGCAGTGTGGTGTCCTCTCAAATTGACATTCACCGCCAGTATGGGGGCGTGGTGCCGGAGGTGGCGTCTCGGCAGCATGTGGAAACCGTGAACTGGGCGATCGCTCAAGCGCTGGAGCAAGCGGATCTGCCCTGGGATGGCATTGATGGCGTTGCGGCTACGGTGGCACCGGGGCTGGTGGGAGCGCTGCTGGTGGGCCTGAGTGCGGCTAAAACCTTGGCTCTGCTGCACCAAAAGCCGTTTTTGGGTGTCCACCACCTAGAGGGGCATATCTGCGCTTCTTACCTGACGGAGCCGACCTTGGAGTCGCCCTTTCTCTGTCTTCTGGTGTCGGGGGGGCATACGAGCCTGCTCCATGTTCAAGGCTGCGGGCATTACACAACCTTGGGGCAAACCCACGATGATGCAGCCGGGGAAGCCTTTGATAAAGTTGCTCGCTTACTAGACTTGGGCTATCCAGGCGGCCCGGCGATCGATCGCCTCGCGGCCCAGGGAAATCCCCAGGCCTATGCTTTGCCGGAGGGAAAAATCTCCCTGCCCCAAGGTGGCTACCATCCCTACGACTCCAGCTTTAGCGGTCTGAAAACGGCTGTCTTGCGGTTGACCCAGTCTCTCCAAGCGCAGACTCCGGACTTACCGGTGGCGGATCTAGCAGCTAGCTTTCAAGCCACGGTGGCCCGATCGCTCACCAAACGGGCGATCGCCTGTGCCCTTGATCATCACCTCAGCACCATCGTGGTGGGGGGCGGTGTGGCGGCTAACAGCGGCCTACGGCAGCATCTGACGGCGGCAGCGTCTGACAAGGGGCTGCGGGTGATTTTTCCGCCCCTGAAGTTCTGCACCGATAATGCCGCTATGATTGCCTGCGCAGCGGCGGAGCATCTGGCCCACGGACGGCGATCGCCCCTATCTTTGGGGGTGCAGTCACGCATGGCGGTGGAGGATGTGCTCAAGCTTTATGCATGAATGGTCAAAATCTGGCGAATATACTGCGCTACGGCGTCGGGATGTTCGAGCATGGAGAGATGCCCACAGTTAGGGAGCTGTAGAACATTGTGACCACAGCATTCAAACAGGGAATGGAAACTCGCTAGATGGTTCACATACTTGGGTTCCATGACGTCATCTTGCTCTCCCGCTAAGAAGTAGACCGGTTGTGATAACCCTGCTACAAGACGTGGCAGGTCATGAACCTCGGCTTCTGTGGTTGAGTCTAAGAGTGCGCCTAGGGCCGCGGTTGGATGGGCAGCGACCCAATCCATCAGACGCTGGCGTGCCCACTGACGAGAAATCGGCTGGGCCACATTCATGCGGGCAAAGGGAACATCAAGGAGCGGCACGTAGGGCAGCCAGCGAGGGCGTAGCTTGACGAGCTGAGTGCCGGCCATGCGAAACCGCTCAAATTCTTCTTTTAGATAAATGCCACCCCCCGAGTTCACGCAAACGACGCCAGCGATCGCACTCGGTGACTGATGGGCAGCCCAAAGGGCAATGCTACCGCCGAGGGAATGCCCCACAAGCCAGGCATTTTGAATGTTCAGGGTTTGCAGTAATTGCAAGAGGTCTTCGGCGTAGGCGGCAGGTGTATGGGCATACTCCGCCCTAGACGTCGTCACCTCAGTGAGCGATCGGCTACAACTGGCTCCAACGGCGATCGCTTCTGAGCGCTGCTCTAGGGTTTGGGGATGAATGTTGTAATCGGCTATGGGCTGAGACTGACCAAATCCTCGCAGGTCATAGGATAAGCACTGATAGTCAGCCGATAGATGCTGAATGACGGGTTGCCAATAGGCCTGGCTCAGGAGCCATCCATGGACAAAGACCAGCACTGTCGGCACTGCCGTTTCAGACGTTAAAGAATAGGCGTGGGGGAGGCCACGAATGTCAACGCTTCTAACCATATCTCTATACTATCCCGAAGTGCTCCTTCCCCGGGAGCACCTGCTGTGCCTACATCAATGTACCATCCTGGCTCAAGGGTGCCGTGCTCCAGGCACACAGGGGGGGAACGTATCTGCAGGAGCAAGGGTGTAGGCGACGGGGTCTCCCCGCAAAATGTTGTAACGCCTCCGGCCGTTCCGGGAACGTATCTGCAGGAGCAAGGGTGTAGGCGACAGGCCTTGTTGAGGCCTGGACGACATTGGATCTAGAAAGCCGGGTTGTCCACCAAGGCCTCCCTGTTGATTGAGGGCTGTTGATTGAGGGCTGTTGATTGAGGGCTGTTGATTGAGAGCGGAGAGTTGCCAAGAGCTTGGCGTCGGAGGCGAGCTGCAAATCCTCTCGCGACCCGTGGTGCCCATGCCCCTGTCAGCATCACGGGCGACGGTCAGTCTGGTTGTGAGGTTAACGAGTGATGACATCAGCTTTGTTTTGATCATAAAAAGAGTTAAAATTTCTGTGTAATTCAATACATTATGAGGTTTTTCCTGATGTTTTTTAATCGCTTAGCCAACACAGTTTTTACTCGTCCCAAGCGATCGGCTCAGATCGATGGGGATGGGCAGGAGAGACAGGATGTAGCTACGCCTGAACAAATCCAGACGCAAGCCCATCGCAGTCAGCTTATGAACTGGTTTCGTTGGAATCGCTCATCTGCTAGCTAAGTCCGTTGATGGCTCTGGCAAGATTGCTCTGGCTGCACGGCGCGTTCTTCCGTGGAGTGGGGCCAGTCTGCTGGAGGTGCCCCTATACTGGCGATAGTAAAATGAGCGGTGGGATCACAGCCCGATCGCCAGCTCGATCGCCATGGAGCACAAGCAATGACATTACTGTCCATTTTGTATGGCATCTTTCTGCTCAGCGTCCTGGGAGTGTACTGGGCAGTTGAGGGGCGATCGCTGCGATTGTGGGTCTTGCTGCTAGCTAGCTTGGTGTTCTACAGTTCCCTGCAGCTTCAGTACGTGCCGTTGCTGCTCGTCATTGCCTTGGTGACCTTCCGCATTGGGCTAGATCTGGGAGCCCCGCTCGACTGGCGCATTGACAATGTGGACTGGGACTTTGCCCAGCAAGACTGGGGCCGCCGCCGCTTTAGATTGCTGTGGCTAGGCATTGTGGTGAATGTCTTGCTGCTGCTGGGCTTCAAGTATGTACCCTTTGTCCTGTCATCCTTGGGGCTAGCCTTTGCCTGGCCCGCTGCCCAAGCGTCGGCGAGTTGGGTGGCTACCCAGATTATGGCTCCCTTGGGCATTAGCTTTTTCTGTTTTGAATGTATCGCCTATTTGGTGGATGTCTATCGAGGCGCGCCTGCCAGCCAAAGTTTTCTCAAATTTGCTACCTATAAGCTGTTTTTTCCTAAGCTCATCTCGGGGCCGATCACCCGTTTTCATCCCTTTATGCAAGAGGTGCAGGCGGCTCAGTTTCCCAGCACCGTCAAGATTGTGGATGCTCTATGGCTAATTGCCTGTGGGGCGGTGAAGAAGCTGCTGTTGGCGGATCACTTGGGCACGTTGGTGGATCTAAGTTTTGCTAACTTGGAGCGGGCGGGGAGTGGCGATCTATGGCTGGCGGCGATCGCCTACGGGTTTCAGCTCTACCTAGATTTCAGCGGCTATGTGGATGTGGCGCGGGGTACGGCCATGCTCATGGGTTTCTCGCTGCCTCAAAACTTTGACTTTCCCTACTTGACGACCAATATTGCCGACTTTTGGCGGCGCTGGCATATGACCCTCGGGGACTGGCTGCGCAACTATCTCTATTTTCCCTTGGGGGGATCGCGCCAGGGTCTGAGTCGCACCTGCTTGAATTTGCTGATCATTATGCTGATTGCCGGCATTTGGCATGGTGCGGCCTGGGGGTTTGTGGTGTGGGGAGCCGTCCATGGTGTAGCGCTGGTGGTGCATCGTCTCACCCATGCCCTGTCAGAGCGATCGCCTCAGTTGGCTCAATGGTGGCAAAGTATTCCCGGTACGTTGGTGGCTTGGGGCGCGACCCAGTCGATGGTGTTTGTGGCCTGGATCTTTTTCCGCCTGCCGAATCTGCGAGATTCCTGGTGGGTGCTCACCCATTTGTGGGGACATCCGGCGGATGTGCAGTTTGGGCAAAAAATCTATGTGGAAACGCTGCAGATGGGACGGGCAGAAATTGCTGTGATTCTAGGGGCGATCGCCTTGGTGATGATTGCTATCTATGGCGTGCAGCGAGGGCTCAAGCTACAGCTCAATTGGCCGGTCAAAATCCTGCTGGTGCCCATTTGCCTTTTCGCCGCTTGGCTCCTGGCTCCTAGCGAAAGTTCTCCCTATATTTACTTTGACTTTTAGGCAGAAGTGGGCGTTCAAAAGTCTCGTACAATGCAAGGGGTGGCGATCGCTGTCAGTGCCGTGAAGATGGCCTTGTGGGCTGTTGTAAAGCTCGAAGACCCTCACCCCAAACCCCTCTCCCAGGTCGGTAGAGGGGCTCTGAAAACACCTGTATTTTCTTGCTCTCCTTCTCCTCTTGTAATAACAAAAGGGACTGGAGGATGGGGGGAAATGATGGGTCAGTTGGCCTTATAGGTACGCCAAGGTAGGGCGGCGATCGCTCCCTATGTTATTCGTTTAATATGCTCATGACCCATTCTACAGATATCAAAACCCTAGCCCGCTGGATGGCGGCAGACTTTAGTAACCAGCCTCAAGCGTTTGAAAATCCACCCTTTTTCGCCCATATCCGTGTCTGTATGCGCCCCCTGCCGTTGGAGCAGTTGTCGGGGATGAGCTTTTTGGTGGAGCAAGCCTACGATATTAATTTGAATGCGCCATACCGTCTGCGGGTGCTGAAGCTGCTAGACTTGGGCGACCATATTGAAATTGAAAATTATCTCGTCGCGGATCAAGAAGCGCTGTTTAATGCTTCTCGCCACCCAGAACGCCTGAAGGATGTGACGAGCGATCGCCTCCAGAAAATGCCGGGCTGTAATATGGTGGTTCACTGGACGGGCACGTCGTTCAAAGGCGTTGTTGAACCGGGGAAGGCCTGCATGGTGGAGCGCAAGGGGCAGCTCACCTACCTGGATAGCGAATTTGAAATTGACGCCGATCGCTTTATTAGCCTCGATCGAGGGCGGGATCCCAATACGGATGAACATCTATGGGGCTCCATCGCTGGCCCATTCCACTTTGTTCGCTGGGCTAGCTTTGCCGATGAAGTGATGCTGTAGACAAGCTTGATCTGCCGCGATCGCATGGACGCTAGAAG from Leptolyngbya sp. CCY15150 encodes:
- a CDS encoding alpha/beta hydrolase; this translates as MVRSVDIRGLPHAYSLTSETAVPTVLVFVHGWLLSQAYWQPVIQHLSADYQCLSYDLRGFGQSQPIADYNIHPQTLEQRSEAIAVGASCSRSLTEVTTSRAEYAHTPAAYAEDLLQLLQTLNIQNAWLVGHSLGGSIALWAAHQSPSAIAGVVCVNSGGGIYLKEEFERFRMAGTQLVKLRPRWLPYVPLLDVPFARMNVAQPISRQWARQRLMDWVAAHPTAALGALLDSTTEAEVHDLPRLVAGLSQPVYFLAGEQDDVMEPKYVNHLASFHSLFECCGHNVLQLPNCGHLSMLEHPDAVAQYIRQILTIHA
- a CDS encoding chromophore lyase CpcT/CpeT, with translation MTHSTDIKTLARWMAADFSNQPQAFENPPFFAHIRVCMRPLPLEQLSGMSFLVEQAYDINLNAPYRLRVLKLLDLGDHIEIENYLVADQEALFNASRHPERLKDVTSDRLQKMPGCNMVVHWTGTSFKGVVEPGKACMVERKGQLTYLDSEFEIDADRFISLDRGRDPNTDEHLWGSIAGPFHFVRWASFADEVML
- the tsaD gene encoding tRNA (adenosine(37)-N6)-threonylcarbamoyltransferase complex transferase subunit TsaD; its protein translation is MVTTLAIETSCDETAVAIVSDRHVLSSVVSSQIDIHRQYGGVVPEVASRQHVETVNWAIAQALEQADLPWDGIDGVAATVAPGLVGALLVGLSAAKTLALLHQKPFLGVHHLEGHICASYLTEPTLESPFLCLLVSGGHTSLLHVQGCGHYTTLGQTHDDAAGEAFDKVARLLDLGYPGGPAIDRLAAQGNPQAYALPEGKISLPQGGYHPYDSSFSGLKTAVLRLTQSLQAQTPDLPVADLAASFQATVARSLTKRAIACALDHHLSTIVVGGGVAANSGLRQHLTAAASDKGLRVIFPPLKFCTDNAAMIACAAAEHLAHGRRSPLSLGVQSRMAVEDVLKLYA
- a CDS encoding Photosystem I reaction center subunit III, with translation MRRLFALLLVISLWIGFVPPASADVAGLTPCGESAAFQQRAAAATTPQAKARFVKYADSSLLCGTDGLPHLVADGRWSHASEFMIPGLMFLYIAGWIGWVGRAYLIAVRGEKNAEEKEIVIDVPLATKVMLTGFAWPLAALKEFSSGELVAKDAEITVSPR
- a CDS encoding MBOAT family protein; translation: MTLLSILYGIFLLSVLGVYWAVEGRSLRLWVLLLASLVFYSSLQLQYVPLLLVIALVTFRIGLDLGAPLDWRIDNVDWDFAQQDWGRRRFRLLWLGIVVNVLLLLGFKYVPFVLSSLGLAFAWPAAQASASWVATQIMAPLGISFFCFECIAYLVDVYRGAPASQSFLKFATYKLFFPKLISGPITRFHPFMQEVQAAQFPSTVKIVDALWLIACGAVKKLLLADHLGTLVDLSFANLERAGSGDLWLAAIAYGFQLYLDFSGYVDVARGTAMLMGFSLPQNFDFPYLTTNIADFWRRWHMTLGDWLRNYLYFPLGGSRQGLSRTCLNLLIIMLIAGIWHGAAWGFVVWGAVHGVALVVHRLTHALSERSPQLAQWWQSIPGTLVAWGATQSMVFVAWIFFRLPNLRDSWWVLTHLWGHPADVQFGQKIYVETLQMGRAEIAVILGAIALVMIAIYGVQRGLKLQLNWPVKILLVPICLFAAWLLAPSESSPYIYFDF
- the psaJ gene encoding photosystem I reaction center subunit IX, coding for MQDLLKYLSTAPVLAAAWMLVTAGILIEFNRFYPDLLFTPF